The following proteins are encoded in a genomic region of Necator americanus strain Aroian chromosome II, whole genome shotgun sequence:
- a CDS encoding hypothetical protein (NECATOR_CHRII.G7201.T1) has protein sequence MLSRVARFPLKCGQQCASLSTTKAVLSDKTVKLWIDGQAVESKTNEWIELTNPATNEVISRVPRATKAEMEAATESCKKAFASWKNTSPLTRQQTLFRLQSLIKRDIKKIAENITLEQGKTLPDAEGDVSRGLQVVEHACSVPSLMLGETLPNVSRDMDTYSFRIPLGVTAGICPFNFPAMIPLWMFPLAIATGNTMLLKPSEQDPGACMMLVELAKEAGIPDGCVNVIHGQHDAVNFICDHPAIRAISFVGADTAGKHIYERGAQNGKRVQSNMGAKNHGVIMADCNKEQTLNQLTAAAFGAAGQRCMALTTAILVGEARAWLPEIVEKAKKLHVNAGWKPDTDVGPLISKAAKNRVISLIQGAKKEGANVALDGSDIVVPGFENGNFVGPSVIAGVKPNMTCYKEEIFGPVLVIMEAENLNEATEIINQNPYGNGTAIFTSNGATARKFTNEVDVGQVGVNVPIPVPLPMFSFTGSRGSFLGDMNFYGKAGINFYSQWKTVTQYWNESLTELKPQMSFPQLK, from the exons TTAAAATGCGGCCAACAATGTGCATCCCTTTCTACAACAAAAGCAGTGCTTTCCGACAAAACTGTTAAGCTGTGGATAGATGGTCAAGCCGTCGAGTCCAAAACTAATGAATGGATCGAACTTACCAATCCC GCGACTAATGAAGTCATTTCACGGGTACCAAGGGCTACCAAAGCAGAAATGGAAGCAGCTACTGAATCGTGTAAGAAAGCTTTTGCTTCGTGGAAGAATAC ATCACCATTGACTCGTCAGCAAACGCTTTTCCGCCTTCAAAGCTTAATTAAACGCGACATaaagaaaattgctgaaaacaTCACTCTAGAGCAGGGAAAGACTTTGCCCGACGCCGAAGGAGATGTCAGTCGAGGTCTTCAG GTTGTGGAACATGCCTGCTCCGTCCCATCGTTGATGCTTGGAGAAACGCTTCCGAA TGTTTCGCGGGATATGGATACCTATTCTTTTCGCATCCCTCTAGGAGTGACAGCTGGCATTTGTCCTTTCAACTTCCCTGCTATGATTCCACTGTGGATGTTCCCGTTAGCCATTGCTACCGGCAATACTATGCTTCTCAAACCCTCAGAACAAGATCCTGGGGCGTGCATGATGCTTGTTGAGCTAGCCAAG gaGGCTGGAATACCTGATGGTTGCGTTAACGTTATTCACGGACAACATGATGCAGTAAATTTCATATGCGATCATCCTGCTATTCGTGCCATATCTTTCGTTGGGGCTGACACAGCT GGAAAACACATTTACGAAAGAGGTGCTCAAAACGGAAAGCGTGTGCAGTCTAATATGGGAGCGAAAAATCATGGAGTTATAATGGCGGACTGCAATAAGGAGCAGACCCTCAATCAA TTAACCGCTGCTGCATTTGGAGCCGCTGGTCAGCGTTGTATGGCTCTAACCACTGCGATACTCGTTGGAGAAGCCCGCGCCTGGCTTCCAGAAATTGTGGAAAAGGCCAAGAAACTGCATGTGAACGCAG GATGGAAGCCAGACACAGACGTTGGTCCGCTGATCTCAAAAGCAGCCAAAAATCGCGTAATCAGTCTTATCCAAGGAGCCAAAAAG GAAGGAGCTAATGTCGCTCTAGATGGAAGCGACATTGTCGTACCCGGATTCGAAAATGGTAACTTCGTTGGTCCGTCTGTCATTGCTGGAGTAAAGCCAAACATGACCTGTTACAAG gaagaaatattCGGTCCTGTATTAGTGATTATGGAAGCTGAGAATTTGAACGAAGCAACAGAAATTATCAACCAGAATCCATACGGAAACGGAACAgcaattttcacttcaaatgGTGCTACTGCCAGAAA GTTTACAAACGAGGTAGATGTCGGACAAGTCGGTGTCAATGTGCCAATCCCTGTCCCTCTTCCGATGTTCTCCTTTACTGGTTCACGTGGATCATTCCTTGGAGATATGAATTTCTATGGAAAG GCCGGCATCAATTTTTACTCACAATGGAAGACAGTTACACAATACTGGAACGAAAGCTTAACAGAGTTGAAGCCTCAAATGTCTTTCCCTCAGCTTAAGTGA
- a CDS encoding hypothetical protein (NECATOR_CHRII.G7202.T2) yields MQRSRLQRATCKAFDTESWEQLQRGEFSTTWDRALNIGGMGANVQDMSISARKSFLMVYCVARCVVPYVDMVVQCCMELEVLIQTSGHYQRDTSWGPRAVDPKLEWSCECRLSLSRIIGQMDYKIQLSTAQLEPPEEQRRRFEIECEFVQALANPHYVNFLAQRGFLKEQHFINYLKYLLYWKQPEYSRALKYPQCLHLLECLQCPNFREALTSGANAKFIEDQQVLQWLYYLRKRQRLHVNPEAAEDGEGKSHDDSDDDLDGGKTGSDVIH; encoded by the exons ATGCAGCGCTCGCGGTTGCAACGAGCAACCTGCAAAGCTTTCGACACAGAGTCGTGGGAACAATTACAGCG GGGTGAGTTTTCGACCACATGGGATAGGGCTCTCAATATTGGGGGAATGGGAGCGAATGTACAAGATATGTCGATCTCTGCTAGGAAGTCGTTCCTTATGGTGTATTGTGTAGCTCGATGTGTAGTGCCGTATGTGGATatggtggttcagtg CTGTATGGAATTGGAGGTCCTGATTCAAACATCAGGACATTATCAACGAGATACGTCATGGGGACCACGAGCAGTTGACCCAAAACTAG AATGGAGTTGTGAGTGCCGTCTTTCTCTCTCTCGCATAATCGGTCAAATGGATTACAAAA TCCAGCTTTCAACTGCTCAACTTGAGCCCCCCGAAGAACAACGTCGTCGTTTCGAAATTGAGTGCGAGTTTGTTCAAGCCCTTGCGAACCCTCATTACGTGAATT TTCTTGCACAGCGtggatttttaaaagaacaacATTTCATCAACTACTTAAAGTATTTACTATACTGGAAACAGCCAGAATATTCAAG AGCTCTAAAATATCCTCAATGCTTACACTTGTTAGAATGCCTTCAGTGTCCAAACTTCCGCGAAGCGCTCACATCAg GAGCAAATGCGAAATTCATAGAAGACCAACAAGTGCTTCAGTGGTTGTACTATTTGCGAAAACGGCAGCGATTACAT GTGAATCCTGAGGCAGCAGAAGATGGAGAGGGGAAGTCTCATGATGACTCTGATGATGATCTTGATGGAGGAAAGACCGGTTCGGATGTGATACATTGA
- a CDS encoding hypothetical protein (NECATOR_CHRII.G7202.T1) yields the protein MQRSRLQRATCKAFDTESWEQLQRGEFSTTWDRALNIGGMGANVQDMSISARKSFLMVYCVARCVVPYVDMVVQCCMELEVLIQTSGHYQRDTSWGPRAVDPKLVQLSTAQLEPPEEQRRRFEIECEFVQALANPHYVNFLAQRGFLKEQHFINYLKYLLYWKQPEYSRALKYPQCLHLLECLQCPNFREALTSGANAKFIEDQQVLQWLYYLRKRQRLHVNPEAAEDGEGKSHDDSDDDLDGGKTGSDVIH from the exons ATGCAGCGCTCGCGGTTGCAACGAGCAACCTGCAAAGCTTTCGACACAGAGTCGTGGGAACAATTACAGCG GGGTGAGTTTTCGACCACATGGGATAGGGCTCTCAATATTGGGGGAATGGGAGCGAATGTACAAGATATGTCGATCTCTGCTAGGAAGTCGTTCCTTATGGTGTATTGTGTAGCTCGATGTGTAGTGCCGTATGTGGATatggtggttcagtg CTGTATGGAATTGGAGGTCCTGATTCAAACATCAGGACATTATCAACGAGATACGTCATGGGGACCACGAGCAGTTGACCCAAAACTAG TCCAGCTTTCAACTGCTCAACTTGAGCCCCCCGAAGAACAACGTCGTCGTTTCGAAATTGAGTGCGAGTTTGTTCAAGCCCTTGCGAACCCTCATTACGTGAATT TTCTTGCACAGCGtggatttttaaaagaacaacATTTCATCAACTACTTAAAGTATTTACTATACTGGAAACAGCCAGAATATTCAAG AGCTCTAAAATATCCTCAATGCTTACACTTGTTAGAATGCCTTCAGTGTCCAAACTTCCGCGAAGCGCTCACATCAg GAGCAAATGCGAAATTCATAGAAGACCAACAAGTGCTTCAGTGGTTGTACTATTTGCGAAAACGGCAGCGATTACAT GTGAATCCTGAGGCAGCAGAAGATGGAGAGGGGAAGTCTCATGATGACTCTGATGATGATCTTGATGGAGGAAAGACCGGTTCGGATGTGATACATTGA